aacttccttaaccctaacgccatagtcgtaaccatacccatatccataaccatctcaatgtgatcgattaatggtgccttaagctaaggccacactgagctgcactacactgcgctgcaaaatattctacgcatgtattcttatggaacaattcacacctagcggcagcagcactgcgcgacgcggccatgagcggcaatattgatcaaataggcaaaaaagtgaagcgccgctgccgctacatgtcgcgccgcttagtgtgcacgcacctttaacctaaaaatcgtgaaaatttcataaaaatgatgaaaacgcaaaaaactacaaacatattccacaaaaaataagtatcttagtcataacgtatccaaaacaatgaagaaaatctaaaaaaagttattaaattcaccaactcaaatatttttaggttatagaTATGGCGAGAAAACAAAAACCTAtcgattggctatggcgttagcgttatggtatggcaccattaatcgattacattcctttccataaggtaggttcgatcagctgatttatctggttatggctttatggttataagtcaccattaattcgcccttaaattagtaaatctatctatctatcggCAGTATACTGCCGAAGCAGAAACATCGCTTTGGTTGAAGATGTCCGCGTAATTATACATAttcgtttttatgtatatgtgtttggttaaaaaaatgtgaattgtgtgacttgaaaaattatgttttgtctgtttatataaactttcgtTTATAAATACCTAAATCATCATAGTCGTATGATATAACTAAGATAGAAAATGCAAAATGTCGCCATAATGCTAAATAAATTTAGTATAATGATATATAAGAATTGTACTTAAAACGTATTATCAGTGTGTATGATATAATGGAGGAGCTACAAAACGGAAATTACCCAAAACGGTGCATGATATAACGGAACTATAGAAATCacacatatattaaaaaaatgtaaaagtttATAAGAAATTAACTGAGTGGCTAGTTATGGACAACGTTTAATAGAAAgtataattgaaataaaataaatgacttttgccaaacaaatacattaatcattttataaaaaataaacttattaaaaaaaaaaacagaggatTGCAAAACAAAGAAAACACATCAATTATAAAAACTTAACATCTGACAACTCATACTGTTTTTGATTACCCTGGCCATACGGGTGGATTGCTCGACCAtacaaattgaaaacaaaaaaaaaatctatctatatatatatgtatcctCTTTGAATGTACTTTTTCCCCGGGAATTCGTATAAGGGAGGGCCTTTCACACTGTTTGTACTAGAAAAtcctttaaatttaaatattttaacactttctaaacttatctgaatttttgttttgttttcatatttttggtgtcttaacctaaccaactgaaaaatatttaaagGCTATGGTGCAACTAGAGCAAATGTGGGGTTTTTGGGAGTGACACCTTTATAACTTCGTGTTCTAATAGtaagtgtagcctacatataagTTATTTATAACAGAAAACGGTTCGCTTGATAACAGCTCTGATTTTGATACAGATGTTTTTTTGACATTCCAAAATTATGCACGGTACAAATTTATCTTTTGCGTCGCAGTTTGAGCAAGTATTTATTTCGtgcaaattataaattttaagtgCATAAATTCTAAAAAAAGCATGATATAAATTATTAATTTGCAAATAATGGCGAAAAGAAGTCGACATTCTCATCGCAGCAATGCGAATACACGATACTTTGAAAAAGGTGAGAAGGTACTCTGCTACGAGCCAGATCCAACAAAGGCGAAAGTGTTATACGACTCAAAGGTGCGCAAACATTTTGCAGTTGTgcagtatacatatatacacgtctatacctagatatatatatatctatatgcatacaaaagtgttgcttttaattgttttgtgtttttcactattttatatattttcaaagcTAGTGTATGTACTAAAAAGTTTTCGTTTTCATTAATGAAAAAATTGCGTAATAGATTTTAGGTACATATGATACGAAAGACAAGCGTGGTCGAAAACTTACACAATATAAAATACATTTCCAAGGGTGGAGTAGTTCGTGGGATCGGAAAGTAAATGCAGATTTTGTTCTAAAGGATACAGAAGAAAACCGACAACTGCAAAGGGATTTGGCTGAAAAGGCACAATTGCAGATGTAAGTTGCGTTTGTGTGTATATGAGAAAAATTTATCATAGTATtaataaaataagttttaatttattcttttatttagtAATGCATTTTTATATCGGAAAGAGCGTAGCATTAATAAGAAAAAGCAAATTAAATCATTAGTGCCTAGCGACGATGGTACAACAGCTGCAGGGGGTAATACAACAAACGCCGATCTACAACCATCGCCCCACTTTCGTGCACGCGGTTCATCAGAAGATAATTTTAGCTCAAGTAGCACACTTGAAAGACAAGAAGATTGTTCAATGAAGGACGGTTCGTATTAGATTTATAAACATTTTAAGCATAACTTAGCATAGTTTCGATGTATAACTAAAATTCACCTTTAGAATGTGAGAGCGAATCATGTTGCAGTTCAGTGGAAAGTTTTCCAGAAGAAGAACGTGTTTTACTACGCATAAGTGAACGATTGCGCCAATATCTAGAATATGACCATGATATGATTGTTAAGTATTGCAAACAACATGCACTGCCAGCACGTATACCCGTAGTAGCTATAttagaaaattttgtaaaacatAGCGTTATAAAATTAGTATTCTCTGCAACACAAGTAGAAAGTACGCGGCGCCGCACAACACAGCAGCGTACTAATAAAAAAGAACATGAATTTGATAAACTTGTAGCAACGTAAGTCAATCACCTTGTTCTTAATTTTGTTAAAAGTTCAAATACTATTAATTTTCTTTCTACAGTGTTAGCTTACTTAAAGAAGTCGCGGATGGCTTACGAATTTATTTCGATTTTACTATAGCTGATTATTTGCTATATAAAGAGGAAAAAGAATATGCCTTGTCATATTTATCTGAGGATAGTCTTAAAAACTTCACTTATGTAGAAATACCTGGTCTGACACCCGACTTTCTTAATCCCACCAAAAATGAGATTGATACCAGCGGCGCCGGTgttgaaaattttaatgaaattcctTCAACAGAACCTGTTTCGAGTACGCCTGTAATTAATGAAGAGCCACAAAAACGTAAATCACGTCTGCATCGTAGCGATGATTGTGAAATGACTTTGGAAAGTTGTTTAGAGAATTGCCTATCTAGTATTGCAAGTACCAGTTCTGGTGCATCAACGCCTTTACACTCTGCTGTTGGTGGTAGTGGTGGGCCATCTGGTATTCATGGTTTAAAATCGTTACAACCAATAGCGTTAAATATTCCACCGCAAACTAAAGaatttttacaaagtgttttaTCTTGGCATTTGTTGCCAACAAATGCGCCACCAGCGCCATCAATGATATTTGGCGCTCCACATTTGGCTAGATTGATTGgtaagcatatttatttgaacataAAATACGAAAATGATGGGTGTGGATGTGGCATAACCGGGCCGTACGGAATGAGTATCCCACAAACATTACTAACCAAACCGCGATTTTCGAACATAGAGGAACAAAAGGGTTACAAGAAAAAGATTCCAGAGATATCATCGGCATCGGCCCGAATGAAGTGTTTTTAGCGAGTTAAGCGCCAAAAATTTTTCGGAGACTGTCGCCAACATGGCAGCTCTTTACCGGATGAGGATCCAGGTCTTGATATCCTGGAATTGAATTCATTGAAGCTTCTTGGTTGATTTTATAGTATCCGCACAACTGCCAAGTTCAACATACCTCGCTTTATGTACCAGCTGACGTGAATAAAATGTACGTTTCTTGTTGCTCTTTTCAGAACCCTTCTGAAAGTAGCCGTACTGATGTCGGAACGGTTTGATGTGACCACGTCGAACCTTCTTCCTAATCCCCTCAACAGATTTAGATTCATTTAGTTGATCGCTAACATTTCGAGATTATTCTGTTATAATTTTCGACTTCTTTTAtaatttcagtattttttttcgggactattttcggCATTGTTTTGTAAAGGCTGCACTGGACTGCACCATTGCTGTTTCAATCTTCTACAaaaattatcttctccagcaccAGGTTAAAGAAATCGTACGATATTGAGCCGCCCTGTCTGAAGCCCCTTTTGGTTTCGAATAGCTCGAAGAGGTtctttgttgtagttgttgtagcaaagtttcgccccacctaatagctgcgaccgatcacaaattgtcatcaatatcctctaacggcagtccaaggaaacttgctttttcgacaggggtggaccataatgaaaggggtgttaaaggcgttggttccaaattacaatttaagagatggttggtgtcatgtcgggacatattgcaagcggggcatacattttgtatttcggggttgattctggatatgtaaaagtttaacctgttacagtatccagaacaaagttgagccagagtgactcgcgttaccctggggagtatgcgttcctcttccgcaagttttgggtactgttccctgagtactagattcaccgggcaattcccggcataaaggtccgacgactgtttgtggagttcagcaaggacctgcttgtgtttttttgcttcatacggctgagttctcaggtgccgtatttcctcaaaatgcttacggagatgactccttaagccctaggcggtgctggctcatgttgttgttgttgttgtagcaatcctcgccccatctaatagccgcgaccgatcacaaattgtcatcaatatcctctaacgggagtccaaggaaacttgccgtttcaacaggggcggaccataaggaaaggggtgttagaggcgttggttccacattacaattgaagagatggttggtgtcatgtggggacacattgcaagcggggcatacattttgtatgtcggggttgattctggataggtaagagtttaacctgttacagtatccagaacaaagttgagcaagagtgacacgcgtttccctggggagtatgcgttcctcttccgcaagttttggataattttcgttaattactggattcaccgggcaattcccggcataaaggtccgacgcctgtttatagagttcaccaaggacctgcttgtgttttttcacttcatacggctgagttctcaggtgccgtatttcttcaaaatgcttacggagatggctcatcaatcagatgtctgttgggaagcccaggtttctgggtattcaacaagaactgtttggttgcatctcatttctctccctgatggggagtattctcgcctcattatgtagatggtgttctggggacataagaagacagccagtgcggttctgagcgcagtattttggcaggcctgtagcttcttccagtgggtggtttttaggcttggcgaccatataggggacgcgtagcacgcaaacgtctggccaattgctttgtatgtggtattAAGCGTtactttgtcttttccccaagtactgccagcaagggatttgaagattttatttgaATGAATTTCTGAATTTTCCGagcaattgcggctgcgtgctcaccaaaatgtagatcctgatcaaacgtcacacccaagattttggtgtgtaggacagtcgatagcgtagtgccatcgacgtggatgttcaaaatggtcgacatttgggacgtccaagttgtaaataaggtcgcggatgatttagtcggtgataatgccaggtttcgcgaggcgaaaaaactggagagatcagagaggaagccgtttattctgttgcaaagctcatcgatctttaggcccgggcctgtggccattattgtgcagtcatcggcgtaagaaacgatagtaactccttctggtggcgaaggtagttttgatatgtaaaaattaaacaaaagtggggataggacaccaccctgtggcaccccatgtttaattcttcttggatttgatatttcgtttctgaattgcagcgatgcctgccgaccacccggataatttgcggtccagcttttaagacatgggggaagggtagacccttccaagtcttgcagtaacgtgccatggttgaccgtatcaaaagcttttgataggtctagcgctacgagtactgttctatggtggggcttctgatttaaataaaaaaaaaaaaaaccacaatttatctgggtgctaatggcatttagcgcggtggtggtgctatggagttttctaaagccatgctgatgacaggctagctgcaaatttgctttgaagtaggggagcaaaatggcttcaagcgtcttggctactggcgagcattttttcgcatccgacagcactttgtcgctaaaggcgatggaaactttgtcattgtgcctagacggattcgatagggactttatagtggaccaaagtttacctacaccggcagagaggttacaaccgcttaggtgctcctcccatttcgcccgcttgtgttcatccacaagcaatctgatgcgttggtttacatcccttatttgggggtcgccgggatcgagctgtcttataaggtcacgttctctcgctaaacttgcggcctctgccgggaagtgaggccgaatttcgggaattctaccggcgggaatgaaacgagccgaggcggattcaatgaccttgcggaaagcacgctccccttggcgggcatcagttgggatagggagggcagcaaagcggttgtctgtaaaggatttgtattcgtcccactttccttttttaaagttaatgaaagtgcgtttttctgcgacgatgaagtcggcgagacgctcgagcgaaataagtataggtaggtggtcggatgccaatgttactatcggctgccagttgacgcagtttacgagttctgcgctcacgattgaaatatccggcgaactgtgacagcttcctaccatacgtgtgggggcgtctccgtttatagtgcagaacgtcgtttcttctatttgatccgctaacatctcacccctactgtccacccgcaagtttgaatgccatagatcgtgatgggcattgaaatcgcctaagataatgcgattgtttccagtgagtacgccgctgatatcagggcggtatccactggggcaacaggtgacaggagggatgtagttgttgatgatttctagatttgcatcgcccgaccggacagataatccttgacgttctaagacactgtccctgcggtcgatgtcgggatcaaatatatgatattgcacagtgtggtgtatgataaacgcgagtccgcctccatttccgctctcgcgatcttttctgttgacattatacccagaacaggtctgcaatgcagatcttgctgtgagtttagtctcttgaatcgcagcaatgcggatgttgtgccgcttcatgaagtcgactatctgcGCGATCtttccagttaatccattacagtttaactgcagaattctgaagtgcatagggggagacgtcgtcactctgggagtaattgctgttgaggccctacgactagacgtccttgggtaggcattggggtacccggtgtatttgggtatgcggcctggcaacatggagCAATGAAACCCGTCTggtggttgccgtcgcggagaccagaacatctaggaaagtggcaccgtccatggcaggagctgcattgggcggatgtcgcaaacgtatatattctgtgctggcaaacggttcaaagggaggtagggactaagagtcttgttccctgacctacacaattgctgccggaaaagaggggggaagaagacgggggcaggggctgatgctcggcattgctcccgactctactacggagattgtaggtatgagtgggagcagccgtgtgagttggtggcgccgtggggcgcgagcaacagcgggtacttgttgtggcttgctgagcagcggggctgctggaaggtagcagAGGGggagggcgctaaggcgcagactacgggacgtcctaggacgtgaacaacaaggagccacaaaagatttatagaagttacgtggacgtctggttttggggtctggcccagaacaacctgtcggaTGCAACTATCCCTTATACGAGACACACTGACGAGTTTGACCGcactaaaaagattcttttccggcagacgcagcaaacccaattctcaggaccggggtcaggagacggacccggattgggttcgataccttcccggagcaagagaatatggagcagtcccgctgcaaggagctgctgggaggatgaaaatttgtgggaaggacgcaacaaattaaatggggttacactgaaattgcagtccttggtcgggaaaaatcccgagtcgctccggtacatagaaccgacggccttgggaagcgtcgaAGAGGTTCTTCCCATTCCTTACTGGGATGATAGTGTTACTCAAAGTCATTTGCGAAACCTTGTCAGCATAGCAGAGAACTACAGTTTGGACAAAGCAACGCCATACCCGCTGTCAGTTATTATTTATATACTTTTAATTTGGAAACATGTTAAAATGAATATTCCAAACCCATATCTTGAATTATAAGTTTTTCTTTGCTTTATAGTGAAATTGCCTGAATTTTTAAACGCCTCATCAATGAGCGATGATAAATTGAAAGTTTTACTACAACATTTGGATACATTCGTAAAGTGAGTTGATacttaatttaaaacaaattaaacatTTTCAACATACAGCATTTCTCCCGCCCTGTAGTTATCTTGAAGCCCGCAAAGAATGGTTTAATGAGGATAATTATGCGCGCTCGAACACAACGCGCAAACGTGCAAGTTCTAGCGAAAATGTTAAACCGAATATGTGCACGGAGAGCGTAAAAAGTACGCTTGAATCAAATGCATCCACACAAGCAGCTGACACAATAGAAACAATTTCAACGGCGACAACGcccacagcagcaacaacaacagctactACTGCAACAACAGCAGCTGCAGTAATAGCAACGTAATTGAAAATCACCATACAAAAGCATATTTGTaattaaactaaaactaaataataatatacacaaaaaatgatgtatgtaaattaagaaacaagttttattgtttttataaatttatttttacaaaattttgtatcTTAAcaatgaaatataatttaaatttttaattttaaagcttTTACATTTAATTCACGTTTAAAGACATGTgtgttattgttttttatttttattttattttttatctcatTTTCACTTACCACCAGACTTTTGCACACACTTGCATACACATATcgttgcatatgtatgtatgtatgtacataactacAGTCTTGTTGCTATTTGTGAAGAAAAAGCATTTGTGAAATATTgcttaaaaaattaatataaacacGAAATGGTTTTTGttgctttgttttttgtttatattacaaTACGAAGATTGCAATTGAGCTAATGGCTAATAAGAGCTTAAATATTAGTAAGTAAAATGGCTTGGTTTCGTTAATATATTTATTATTCAGCTTATATTAATAACTTAGCAaacgtattttatttttgttttaataagcCTTTCATAATAGAAAGAAATTTATTCGACGAACGCTTGCGACTTTTTTggtgaaaactttttttgttttcatgctgttttgttattgtttttgtagtATGTATAAAGATATTTTGAGATATGTGTGTGAGTttagattaaaaaatatatactacatacatataaattaaacaaaaaatcattaaaataaaaaacaaaaattgaaaaatatttaaaaaatcataaaaaatataataatttaaaaataaaaaaggaatacaaaaaaatatataaaaataaaacaatttgaaaaacttcaaattacaAAAGTTGTTCTAAAACAAAAGTAAACAAAAGATAAaagtgatgaaaaaaaaaataaacaataatataaaaaattactAAGAAATACTTAAGCAAAGTAAATAAaaagtaattcaaaaatttaagaaagaaaCTAAAATAATAATTACAGTCGGGCTTCCATTATCCGTGATCCGGTTAACCGGTAACCCCGATTAACCGTGAAGGCCAAAGATCAGGctattgttttttctttgcaGTGTTTTCAAATTGTTTGCTTCGATTAACCGTGATTACCTCTATTATCCGTCTAAAATTGTGTTTGTGTTAATAGCACGTCACTGTTggtgaatatgtacatatgtatgtataataaacaTGAAAACGTGGAATTCCCTTGTTTGACGATGAGCTAGAAGCATTTACAAGTTATTATTGTAGTTTAATTCTGAAATTTGAGAAGTGCGGGTGGTTAGATCTAAATATATTTAGTATGTCACCGTTACCAGtggtaaaaagaaaaagaaacgtttTAAATATTGAAGATAAAGTAAAAATAATTAACGAGCATTTGAAAAATAATGTGAGTGTTAAAATGATAGCTCAAAAATACGAAGTTGGGATGCAGACCGtttataacattttaaaaagcaaAGACAAGCTTTTAAAGTTTTGTGCAGAGAGTGATTCGGTGGTTGGATTTCGTAACCGAAAAACTTTAAAGACAGCTGAAAAACCAAAAGTAGATTTGGCACTTTACGAATGGTTCAGACAAGAGCGTTTTAAAGGCACTCCAATTACAGGACTGATGATAAGAAGGCTAGAAATATATAATAAGGCTAAAATATACCACACAAAACTAAACATTGATTCTGAGTGTGAATACTCCAACGGGTGGttgcaaaattttaagaataGGCATGGAATAAAAAGACTTCATGCTGAAGGAGAAAAATCTTCAGCAGACTATGTAAGTGCCACAATGTTTGTAGAACAATTAAATGAATTGATATCAACGGAAAATTTTACCAGTGAGCAAATTTATAATGCGGACGAGACAGGCCTTTTTTGGAAGTGTTTTCCCGAGAGCAGTTTGGTTTGTCATAATGAAAGATTCATAGATGGACATAAGGTGCCAAAAGAAACCACTTCAGTTTACGCTAATGCTGCTGGTACACACAAGTGCAAAGCTTTAGTTATTGGTAAAAGTGCTCGTCCAAGAGCTCTAACAAATGTATACGACCTTCCCGTAATTTATAAGGCCAATTCAAAAGCATGGGTAACGCAAACAATATTTTTAGAATGGTTTACCAAAAACTTTGTGCCAGAGGTAAAAGAGCATCTTAAGAAAATCGGTCTTACGGATGATAGCAAAATCCTTCTGTTATTGGACAACTGCCCGGCACATCCAGACGTTCACGATTTTAAGGCTAAAAacgttattgtaaaatatttgtcGCCGAATTGTACGTCCTTGATCCAACCGATGGATCAGGGTGTAATATGGAGTCTTAAATGCCATTATCGTAAAACTATAGTGCAAAAACTAGTCTCGTCAAATAATAAAGAttttaaaaaagaatttaatataaAGAAAGCCCTGTGGTCCATTGATAATGCTTGAGACGCTGTTACTTCTGAAGTTTTGAAGAACGCTTGGAATAATTTGTTATGCCCAGATAAAGAAGGTGCGTAggcatatttttataattttataaaatattttcatgcaaaaattcattttttaattttaattaatcatCGATTTTTGTTATAGGTATGGACATATCGAATACGCACGTGAATGTGGCACAAATGATCAATATTACGGATGACTTTACCACAGAGGATATAGAGACATGGCTGAAATGTAATGAAAATGCCTCCCAATTTGCTGTTTTGTCAGATGAAGAAATTATAAGCATGTCAAACAGTAACTCGGATGAACCTGAGCGAGACAATGGATTGGAATACACTGATGAAGACGATGTAATTGTTTCAGAAACCACTTTAAAAGAAGCGATAGGGGCATCAAGCACATTGCTGAATTTCCTGGATATCCCTGGTTGTCCCGGAATTACAGAGAAGGTTAAATTCAAGTTTATCGCATACAAGAAAAACTTATAAAAGAAACttataaattgaaaaatattagacAAACAACATTGCATgacttttttttaagaaattgtaTTCTTTTTTTGCTTGAAGTCATTTTTTTGCCTCATGTTTTCAGTAGAAAACttcatgtatacatacattttatttaatataaaatgtacataattttgttgaattaatttttttaatgtaaatatgtatgtacaccaatgttcacttgttaaataataaaaatattaaaaaaactataATCAAAATTGTTATTCCATTAACCGTGAAAATCGATTATCCGTAATGCTTCTGGTCCCGACCATCACAGATAATCAAGGCCCGActgtaaaagtaaaaataaaaaaatttaataaaaaaaaaaaaaatgtgtacaagTTACATGaaagcaaaataataaaaaaaagcaaatttattttattttaagttaaaaataaaaatctttacataaacctttaaaattaatttaacagTAGCTTAAGGTGCTCGCTCAGCCTGACGGACTCACATTTAGCAAATGACTGCCCGTATCCGTAACACCCTCTTAAAACTTCGAAATTCGATAATTATTTGTTATTTGG
The Eurosta solidaginis isolate ZX-2024a chromosome 5, ASM4086904v1, whole genome shotgun sequence DNA segment above includes these coding regions:
- the msl-3 gene encoding protein male-specific lethal-3 isoform X2; translated protein: MRIHDTLKKILGTYDTKDKRGRKLTQYKIHFQGWSSSWDRKVNADFVLKDTEENRQLQRDLAEKAQLQINAFLYRKERSINKKKQIKSLVPSDDGTTAAGGNTTNADLQPSPHFRARGSSEDNFSSSSTLERQEDCSMKDECESESCCSSVESFPEEERVLLRISERLRQYLEYDHDMIVKYCKQHALPARIPVVAILENFVKHSVIKLVFSATQVESTRRRTTQQRTNKKEHEFDKLVATVSLLKEVADGLRIYFDFTIADYLLYKEEKEYALSYLSEDSLKNFTYVEIPGLTPDFLNPTKNEIDTSGAGVENFNEIPSTEPVSSTPVINEEPQKRKSRLHRSDDCEMTLESCLENCLSSIASTSSGASTPLHSAVGGSGGPSGIHGLKSLQPIALNIPPQTKEFLQSVLSWHLLPTNAPPAPSMIFGAPHLARLIVKLPEFLNASSMSDDKLKVLLQHLDTFVNYLEARKEWFNEDNYARSNTTRKRASSSENVKPNMCTESVKSTLESNASTQAADTIETISTATTPTAATTTATTATTAAAVIAT
- the msl-3 gene encoding protein male-specific lethal-3 isoform X1, with amino-acid sequence MAKRSRHSHRSNANTRYFEKGEKVLCYEPDPTKAKVLYDSKILGTYDTKDKRGRKLTQYKIHFQGWSSSWDRKVNADFVLKDTEENRQLQRDLAEKAQLQINAFLYRKERSINKKKQIKSLVPSDDGTTAAGGNTTNADLQPSPHFRARGSSEDNFSSSSTLERQEDCSMKDECESESCCSSVESFPEEERVLLRISERLRQYLEYDHDMIVKYCKQHALPARIPVVAILENFVKHSVIKLVFSATQVESTRRRTTQQRTNKKEHEFDKLVATVSLLKEVADGLRIYFDFTIADYLLYKEEKEYALSYLSEDSLKNFTYVEIPGLTPDFLNPTKNEIDTSGAGVENFNEIPSTEPVSSTPVINEEPQKRKSRLHRSDDCEMTLESCLENCLSSIASTSSGASTPLHSAVGGSGGPSGIHGLKSLQPIALNIPPQTKEFLQSVLSWHLLPTNAPPAPSMIFGAPHLARLIVKLPEFLNASSMSDDKLKVLLQHLDTFVNYLEARKEWFNEDNYARSNTTRKRASSSENVKPNMCTESVKSTLESNASTQAADTIETISTATTPTAATTTATTATTAAAVIAT